ataataatgaagGTAAAGAACtatgaataaatattattatagtGATAAATAGTTTATAATATTGGAAATCGATaactatatataaatattattgtAGTGTTAAATAGTTTTATATTAATAAACAATGGAAGTAAagaattatatataaatattatcaTAGTGTTAAATGGTTTATAATATTGGAAATAAATaactataaataataattattataccGTTAAATAGTTTATAATAATGGAAGTGAATaactatatataaatattattatagTGTTAAATAGTTTATAATAATGGAAGTAAATAactatattaaatattattatagTGTTAAATAGTTTATAATAATGGAAGTAAATAACTGTATGAATATTATTATAGTGTTAAATAGTTTATAATAATGGAAGTAAATAactgtatataaatattattGTGGTGTTAAATAgttttatattaataaatattggAGGTAAATAACCAGAAGCTGCTGAGTTCACACTTCAAGAGGATTTATTCATCTGAATCACTCCAGTTTCCAGACAGACGCGAATCTTTCAAAGCTGCTTGGACTCTTCATGACTCAGGAACAGAAAATAATTCTACTGATTAATTCAATGCTTGCATTATATGAAATAATGCATAAAAGTAAAGTTCTAGTTCTGAATTAAAGCCTAAAAAATATACTATTTCTTTAAGTTGTCTTTCATCATAAATACAATACATAAAACCATGACAGTGTTTAATCATCTATAATAACTATGATGATGTTAAATAGTTTTATATTAACTATGATCATGTGAAATGTTTAAACATTTCTCTGCTCCATGAAGTGATGTTCTCTGATGTTCTTCAGGTCTTCGTTCTAACCCTCCTTGTTTCTGTCGACAGTTCAGGAAGAACAAAGTGAGGGATTATGATCCAGACTCTGGTTCTGATTCCGACTCAGAAAACGACCAACCTGACCTGGTCCTGCGGCAGGTAAACCTGATCCAGGTCCAGTCCGTTAGATCTGTGGTGTTCTCCGGTGTTTTATTCTGGAGTTTAGTTCCTTTCTCCTCCATCTGGACCTTCTCAGTCTCCTCCTCTCTAACTTCTCCCTCTTCATTCTTCTGCAGCGTCTGGCTGCGGCGCTGCTGAGCTTCATCAGTAATCAGCTCCAGCCCGCAGTTTTACAGGTTTGCCTTCACACTCTGCGGATCCTGTCCCGGGATCGGAGGGCCCTGGGGCCCCTGGTCTCTGACGAGGCCCTCTTCATCCTGGCTCAGCTGGGAGGCATCGGCCTGCAGGGAGGAGCTGAAGACTGGTCGGCTAGAGGAGCAGCGAGCGGCTGGATGGATGCTCCTGTCGAGATTTCTGCCTCCAGCGGCTCCATCCATCGCTGTGGAGGAGGTCCGGTGGTGCTGCTCCGAGGAAAGAAGGATTCCTGGACGGGAAGCAGCGAGGAGCCAGAGGAGGACTGGGAGGTGTCCAGGAAGGAGGCCATCAAAATCCTGTGTAACGTTGTCTACAACAGCTCTCAAGCTCAGGAGAGAGCCAGCGCCCTCAGGTGGCTGGAAGATGACAACCAGAAGAAAACTCAGCTGATGAGCCTTTTAGCCAACCCAAACCCAaatcctaaccctaacccaaccctaaccctaacgtTAACCTTAACCTTAACCCTAACTCTGACCTTAACTCTAACCCCAATCCTGAAGTCTCACAGCTACTGAACCTCTCTAACCTTAACCCTAACTTTGACCCTAACCTCGGCAGACACCACCAGGGCTGGACTCAAACAGCTGAACCAGTTTCAGTTTATTGCAGTTCACCAGTAAACTCTTGATAAAATAAGCAGAGTTTAAATGTCCTAGAATCATTCCTTTCCTCATAGTTCAGAATATTCTCCATTAACTGCACGCATCAAAGTTTACCTCCAAGTGTCCACTGATGTTAGAATCCTGGTCTGTAACATCTATTGCTGTTCCTTGAAGGCTTCTGCAGGGTTTGTGGGAGAACCTGAAGCAGGAGATCTGCAGCAGCGAGCCGCCTGGTGGACAGTTTTACCGGCTGAGACTCCTCTTCCTTCTGACGGCACTGAGGCCAGAGCTCAGGATGCAGCTCAACCAGGTAGGACAGGAAGTAATTATTACCTGAAACTCAACCAGGTAGGACAGGAAGTAACTATTATCTGGAGCTCAACCAGGTAGGACAGGAAGTAATTATTACCTGGAGCTCAACCAGGTAGGACAGGAAGTAATTATTATCTGCAGCTCAACCCAAATGAATCTCAGGAAGTCACTAAATTAGACCAAAGTCTCCATATTTTCCTCTAATTTGACCATAGAGCTGAAGTTACTTCACTCTGTAGAGACCTGACAGTAGTAGCGCTGCCTCTGATcccattagcattagcattacaACATCAGAAtaattagaatagaatagaatagaatagaatagaatagaatagaatagaatagaatagaatagaatagaatagaatagaatagaatagaatagaatagccactttactgtcaaccagaacatacactagttggtgcacattatgactgaaatttCAATGCAAAAAGCTTGCCATTGgactgataaaaaacaaaaacaaaaaaatgattctAAATATATCTAAATAGTCCCTATATATTAGAATAATTAGACTAATCATTATATATTAGAATAATTACAACAATAATTAGCACTAGAATAATCAGAATAATCACGGTATATTAGAATAACTAGAATAATCACCAGATATTCTAATAATGACAGTAATTATGAGATGTTCTAATAATTAGAACCATCATTGTCTCGGTAACGCTGCCCCCTGCAGGATCGAGGTGTGCTGGTGCTGACCAGAGCTCTAGAGCGCCTCCTGGCTGTCAGGTTTGCTGACCGATACGAGGTTCTGACCGACGTCTCACTTCCTCCCGTCTCCAAGAAAACGTCCCAGGAAGTCATCGAGATCCTCAAAACCCTGTTCAACATTGCCCAAACGTTCCACAGGCAGGAACCAGACGAGGTGAGAACATCAGAACCTATCAGGTGGTTTAGGGTTCTTCAGGAGAACTTCACTATGTTTAATTCCTGATATTTCATCTGTAGCTGTGGTTCTCCTGGACATCAGTAGGACTCACTAATGTGTGAACATATCCAGAACCCACTGGTCCACCTCCAGGCTCCTGCTGGGAGATCTGAGGAGCTTCAAGGACAGATTTAGGTCTCCTCATAGGAGACATTAATGGATTCTAGGAGGTTCTAAGGAGACATTCATGGCATCTCAGAACCTCCTGACTCCTACCAGCTGTGAGAGCAGAACAACTCATCCTGGTTGGTTGTCTTCAGGACCTTACTGTTAGTCAGACCTGGAGGGGAAAGTCCTCCAATGTCCTCAGATGAACAACCTGCTGGTGCTCTGGTCCATCACTGATCAGCCAAACTCTACACCTCCACAGCAGGTAGAACATCAAGCTGATACCTGAGGTACCTGCTTCACTCAGGATTTAACAGAGGAAACCACAGGACATCCCATAATACCCAGAGCTCTCCTGATGTCCATGAGGATCTGTTCTGTGGAGCTTTTagttttccagctcttcctccaCATTCCGCAGCTCAGAACTGATTTAAACTCTCCATGTCTGCTCACATCTTTCATCCACTACACCTTTAACAGTCTGtgttttattactattattattattgttatattagAATATAGTTTAGTACAgtgtattctattctattctattctattctattctattctattctattctattctattctattctattctagtacagtacagtatagcaTAGAACAGTATAGTATAGAATGTAAAGCAGCTTTGTGTTTCTCAGGAGGAAGCTGCTCTCTATCGCCACCTGGCTGCTGTTCTCCGTCACTGCCTGCTGCTGTCCTGTGAAGGAGACGATGTGAAGGAGGAGCTCCAAAGGTCAGACTGCTCTATGAAGCTCTATGAATATTTATGAAGCTCCATGATGTTCTATGAAACTTTATGAAGCTCTATGAATCTTTATGAAGCTCTATGAAGCtttatgaatatttatgaaGCTCTGTGAAGCTCTGTGAAGCTTTATGAAAGTCTACGAAGCTCTATGAAACTATGAAGCTCTATGAAACTATGAAGTTCTATGAAGCTCTGTGAACCTTTATGAAGGTCTATGAAGCTCTATGAAACTATGAAGTTCTATGAAGCTCTATGAAGCTTTATGAAGGTCTATGAAGCACTATGAAACTATGAAACTATGAAGCTCTATGAAACTATGAAGTTCTATGAAGCTCTATGAAGCTTTATGAAGGTCTATGAAGCACTATGAAACTATGAAACTATGAAGCTCTATGAAACTATGAAGCTCTATGAATATTTATGAAGCTCTATGAAGCTCTATGAATATTTATGAAGCTCTATGGATatttatgaatatttatgaaGCTCTGTGAAGCTTTATGAAGGTCTATAAAGCTCTATGAAACTATGAAGTTCTATGAAGCTCTGTGAAGCTTTAGGAAGGTCTGTGAAGCTCTATGAAACTATGAAGCTCTATGAAACTATGAAGTTCTATGAAGCTCTGTTAAGCTTTATGAAGGTCTATGAAGCTCCATGAAACTATGAAGTTCTGTGAAGCTCTGTGAAGCTGTATGAAGGTCTATGAAGCTCTATGAAACTATGAAGCTCTATGAAGTTCTATGAAGCTCTATGAAGCTCTGTGAAGTTCTATGAAGCTCTATGAAGCTCTGTGAAGCTCTGTGAATTACATGAAACAGGAGGAGGTTTATCTGGACGAGCTTCTAACATGATGATGCTTTGTGGCCCTCAGACACACCATCAACCTGCTGTCAGCACTGCCTCTCACCTGTCTGGACGTCCTGCTGTCCGTCCGGCCCGAGCAGACATCTCACCAGTGGGGGGGAGTCAACATGGACTGTGTCcactcactgctgctgtttatggACCACCGGCTGACCAGGGTGGGTGATTAAACTTGACCAGAACCAGCTGCTTCATCAAACCACTGAATAAAATCCTTCCTCTATCAGctgatgaataaaacatgacGGATCTCCTCCATCTGCTCCTGATGCTCCTGAACATCATCCTTCTCCTCTGCAGTAGAACAACCAGAACCTGTCCTGGTGATGCTGAGGCTTTAATTCCTGCAGGACTCCAGCTGTTTCTGGGGTTTTCTCCTCGTTTAAAtgatttttcctgcttctgtcCTGGTACCACAGGATGTTGTTAGATCTTCAGAAAGACTGGAAGGAAGGACAGCTGATAGTTTACTGGTTCAGGTTTTAATGTGTTAAAGTAACTTCTGGTCTCCTTCATGATTTGGAACAAACAGGACATACAGAAACAGTCCTGTCTGTCTGGTAAATATGTCCTGAACTCCTGGAAAATAAGCAGCTgaatttttctcttttggttCAATTTGTTCTGTATTTATTAAGGCTGATGgtttattctgtatttattaaGGCTGATAGtttattctatatttattaAGGCTGATGGtttattctatatttattaAGGCTGATGGtttattctatatttattaAGGCTGATAGTTTATTCTATATTTAAGCTGCTGGTTGGTTTGCTGACAGTGATGATGATCAGTCTGGATAGAATCTAATCTTTGTCACTGAGAGATGTCACATGTTTGGTCTTTAAACCTTCTTCAGTTCTGGAATGAGTATGAATTGccttaatataataataatatctgaataatatgtaattactaagttaaataatatatttaatatttacctGTAATGTTTTTCTGTCCTCAGGGTCAGAAGCTGAAGGAGAAACTGATTCCTGTCCTGACCCTGCTGACTGAAAGTTCTCGAGTTCACCGGGAGACGCGCCACTTTTTACGGCAGAAGGTGAAACATCTCCTCACGTTTAATATCTGAGTGTCTCTGGAACCTCCTCTGGCCGTCTGCTGACAGGATTTAAGGTCTCACACAGCGTTTCCATTAATGTCATGATGAAAGTTCTTcaacattttggtgatttttccaAACTCAGCTGTGAATCAGAACCTGGACCTGATCTTCTGTGATGCTGTTCTGAGATCAGTTCCAGTGTTGAACCAGAATCCAGCTCTCAGTAGATGCTGTCAGCAGCAGATGACCTCagtgagggttagggttagaaccCCTGATCTTCAGACTAAAGGGTTCTTCTCACCTCCCAGATCTTACCTCCTCTGAGGGACGTTGGCGTCCGACCTGAGCAGGACGGTTCTCTGAGAGGACAGCTGGTCCGACTCATGACCCACGTGGATACAGATGTGAAGCATTgtgctgctgagctgctgtttgttctgtgCAAAGAGAACGGTACGATTCAGACCAGCTCTGTCCTTGAGAACAAAAGGTTTATAATCAGTGCAGCTGATGATGGATGATTCTAGGTCCTGCTGAGGATAGATGATTCTAAGTCCTACCGATGATAGATGATTCTAAGTCCTACTGATGATGGATGATTCTAAGTCCTACTGATGATGGATGATTCTAAGTCCAACTGATGATGGATGATTCTAAGTCCTACCGATGATAGATGATTCTAAGTCTTACTGATGATAGATGATTCTAAGTCCTACCGATGATAGATGATTCTAAGTCCTACTGATGATGGATGATTCTAAGTCCAACTGATGATGGATGATTCTAAGTCCTACCGATGATAGATGATTCTAAGTCCAACTGATGATGGATGATTCTAAGTCCTACTGATGATAGATGATTCTAAGTCCTACTGATGATGGATGATTCTAAGTCCAACTGATGATAGATGATTCTCAGTCCTACCGATGATAGATGATTCTAAGTCCTACTGATGATGGATGATTCTAAGTCCAACTGATGATAGATGATTCTAAGTCCTACCGATGATAGATGATTCTAAGTCCTACTGATGATGGATGATTCTAAGTGCTACTGATGATAGATGATTCTAAGTCCTACTGATGATGGATGATTCTAAGTCCAACTGATGATAGATGATTCTAAGACCTGCTGATGATTGATGATTTTAAGTCCTACTGATGATGGATGATTCTAAGACCTGCTGATGGTTCTGTCTGACAGGTGAAACTCTGAACACGTTAGTTTTAAACAGAGGCAATGAACACAGACTGAATGTTTGGCTGAAACCCAGTTCCTCCTGATAACCTGCAGCAGTGTTTATTCCTGATCAGTTTAATGGACCGGCTGGAACAGAACATCTGATCAGctgattgattatttatttatttgtttgtttggtagGGACCgtgcacattaatgaatgcCCATTTATTCAGCAATGAGTGTAAATATGGCGGATTATagcacaatgctaatttacatccgcagTCCCCAAGAAAAAATACGACATATCAAtgatacataaaacaataagtcacaataaaagcacattgcaaaaagaaaacataacagtgaaacatacaataaaacataggaaaataggtcacaataaaaagacaatagtTGACAATAAAAGGCAATAGgtcaaaataaaaag
This portion of the Amphiprion ocellaris isolate individual 3 ecotype Okinawa chromosome 19, ASM2253959v1, whole genome shotgun sequence genome encodes:
- the si:ch211-195b15.7 gene encoding synembryn-A, whose product is MVLDMEQIIENVLQGNQDAVQLLLDDYNTQNAESFFFNTKEQDRKKQQQLEEFRKNKVRDYDPDSGSDSDSENDQPDLVLRQRLAAALLSFISNQLQPAVLQVCLHTLRILSRDRRALGPLVSDEALFILAQLGGIGLQGGAEDWSARGAASGWMDAPVEISASSGSIHRCGGGPVVLLRGKKDSWTGSSEEPEEDWEVSRKEAIKILCNVVYNSSQAQERASALRLLQGLWENLKQEICSSEPPGGQFYRLRLLFLLTALRPELRMQLNQDRGVLVLTRALERLLAVRFADRYEVLTDVSLPPVSKKTSQEVIEILKTLFNIAQTFHRQEPDEEEAALYRHLAAVLRHCLLLSCEGDDVKEELQRHTINLLSALPLTCLDVLLSVRPEQTSHQWGGVNMDCVHSLLLFMDHRLTRGQKLKEKLIPVLTLLTESSRVHRETRHFLRQKILPPLRDVGVRPEQDGSLRGQLVRLMTHVDTDVKHCAAELLFVLCKENVSRFVKYTGYGNAAGLLAARGLLNGRRASGDGLYAARYSSDSDSDTEEYREARARINLVTGRVEAEQPDPMEGMTEEEKEQEARYLISMINRLSREQIIQPMGVTAEGRLAPLWAPMRGSPLEDEEEEEEEEEEEEEEEEEEEEEEEDWEPEGRKDQPVE